A region from the Caldicellulosiruptor naganoensis genome encodes:
- a CDS encoding LysM peptidoglycan-binding domain-containing protein — MKRLLRLWLFVTTAIVLSLVIVSPSFASGIQKEEALIFDANGNPSYITIINKSSVAYLSPYELSRILGGSFAFDPKDYNFLRSKLIIDQNELIFKLDSNVVMFNGKNFYMEGPMQIIQNRICVPYSAFKTYLNLFEFRHYTSGKRMIFKPNGNYIVYSVQSGDSLLILSQTFGTSIEAIKSFNNLTNDTLYVGQKLIVKKVNLNLAQITGTIKWWTYVKAAPSSSSQNLFYLTQGQTVNVIGKQADFYKISTQKGIGYVSIWAVAIKQDIADTSKPSSYFYSFLPVDTSGDYVSYTYYKVQSGDTIWSIAVKFGIPDYELMLANNLNQNLYIYAGQILKVPVHTVAVHSNENGVEMLDCFSQGNYVFSIGSVGKFIDIQTGKYFFAKRTMGASHADVETLSLKDTQIMKEIFGGSFSWERRPFILEVKGRRIAVSVSGMPHAGVDGVPYNQNVANRSGGYGYGPNLDTIVNGMDGHFDVYTFNGLRHKDGQIDPQHQLTVSIAAGLR; from the coding sequence ATGAAAAGATTATTGAGACTTTGGCTGTTTGTTACTACTGCTATAGTCTTATCTTTAGTCATAGTTTCTCCTTCGTTTGCCTCTGGTATTCAAAAAGAAGAGGCTCTAATTTTTGATGCAAATGGCAACCCATCTTATATTACCATTATTAACAAAAGTTCAGTAGCATATCTCTCTCCTTATGAGCTTTCAAGAATACTGGGTGGAAGTTTTGCTTTTGATCCAAAAGACTATAACTTTCTTCGATCAAAGCTTATCATTGACCAAAATGAACTTATATTCAAACTCGATAGCAATGTTGTTATGTTCAATGGAAAAAACTTTTACATGGAAGGACCGATGCAAATAATACAAAATAGAATCTGTGTTCCTTACTCTGCTTTCAAAACTTACTTAAACTTGTTTGAATTTCGTCATTATACATCCGGAAAGCGGATGATATTCAAGCCAAATGGAAACTACATAGTCTACAGTGTTCAAAGCGGTGATTCACTCTTGATATTATCACAAACGTTTGGAACATCTATTGAAGCTATAAAGAGCTTTAATAATCTTACAAATGATACACTCTATGTGGGACAAAAGCTAATTGTAAAAAAAGTGAACCTCAATTTGGCTCAAATTACTGGAACAATAAAGTGGTGGACGTACGTAAAAGCTGCGCCTTCTTCATCTTCGCAAAACCTATTTTATCTTACTCAAGGGCAAACCGTAAATGTTATCGGAAAGCAAGCAGATTTCTATAAAATTTCAACACAGAAAGGAATTGGCTATGTTTCAATATGGGCAGTAGCTATAAAGCAAGATATTGCAGATACCTCAAAACCAAGCAGCTACTTTTACTCCTTTCTACCTGTTGATACTTCAGGTGACTATGTAAGCTACACATATTACAAGGTGCAAAGTGGAGATACAATATGGTCGATTGCAGTAAAATTTGGAATACCAGACTATGAACTTATGCTGGCAAATAACCTAAACCAAAACTTATACATCTATGCAGGACAAATTTTAAAAGTGCCGGTTCACACAGTTGCTGTGCATTCAAACGAAAATGGCGTCGAAATGCTTGATTGTTTTTCACAAGGAAATTATGTATTTTCCATCGGCAGCGTTGGCAAGTTTATTGACATCCAGACAGGAAAATATTTCTTTGCAAAAAGAACAATGGGTGCAAGCCATGCAGATGTTGAAACCTTGAGCCTTAAAGACACTCAAATTATGAAAGAGATATTTGGTGGCAGCTTTTCATGGGAAAGACGTCCGTTCATACTTGAAGTAAAAGGAAGAAGAATAGCCGTGTCAGTTTCTGGCATGCCACACGCAGGGGTGGACGGCGTTCCTTACAATCAAAATGTCGCAAACAGAAGCGGTGGATATGGCTACGGTCCAAACCTTGATACAATTGTAAATGGAATGGATGGACATTTTGATGTGTATACATTCAATGGACTTCGCCACAAAGATGGTCAAATTGACCCTCAGCATCAGCTGACAGTCTCGATTGCTGCAGGGCTTAGGTAA
- the radC gene encoding RadC family protein, with amino-acid sequence MNKNIHEGHRQRLKRRFVEEGLDSFEDHQVLELLLFFSIPRRDTNEIAHRLISTFGSISNVFEAHPKELQKVEGVGENSAILISLISQIARRYLADKTKKTFQLKNVEVAAEYIKSLFVGRKNEVFYVICLDTQLNVIHSVPLFEGTVKEAVVYPRKVVECVLRYNASSVILAHNHPGGSVKPSMDDIKTTQKIVNALSTIGVAVNDHFIVAKGEYYSFAQNGMLPEPQI; translated from the coding sequence ATGAATAAGAATATTCACGAAGGGCACAGGCAAAGATTAAAAAGAAGATTTGTTGAAGAAGGTCTTGACAGTTTTGAAGACCATCAAGTTTTAGAGCTTCTTTTGTTTTTCAGCATTCCAAGAAGAGATACAAACGAAATAGCACACAGGTTAATTTCTACCTTTGGAAGCATTTCAAATGTATTTGAGGCTCACCCAAAAGAGCTTCAAAAAGTAGAGGGAGTTGGTGAAAACTCAGCAATTTTAATTTCTCTTATATCCCAAATAGCAAGAAGGTATCTTGCTGATAAAACGAAAAAGACATTTCAGCTTAAAAATGTAGAAGTAGCAGCAGAGTACATAAAAAGTCTGTTTGTGGGAAGAAAGAATGAGGTATTCTATGTGATATGTTTAGATACTCAGTTAAACGTTATTCATTCTGTGCCACTTTTTGAAGGGACAGTAAAAGAAGCTGTTGTATATCCACGAAAGGTTGTTGAATGCGTTTTGCGATATAACGCAAGCAGTGTGATTTTAGCTCACAATCATCCAGGCGGTTCTGTAAAGCCTTCCATGGATGATATCAAGACAACTCAAAAGATTGTAAATGCTCTTTCGACAATAGGCGTTGCTGTCAATGACCATTTTATAGTGGCAAAAGGTGAATACTACAGCTTTGCGCAAAATGGAATGCTTCCAGAGCCACAGATTTAA
- a CDS encoding MFS transporter gives MAAYIDVNNPFAALKSKNFRYFWIGQCISLIGIWLQNTALSWLVLTLTKSAFLVGLFNALQFTPQLFLSLFAGAIIDHFPKKKLLIITQSLLMIVAFLLSFLIWTKVINYPILLVFALALGIINTFDMPARQSFVIELAGQELLINAVALNSLNFNLARVIGPAIAGILLKNVGMGVCFFLNGLSFIAVLIGLFLIDVGLKPLSETKSRGMLKDILEGLKYTKNNRVILQTMILILIMNVFIMNFNVLIPLYTKYILHKDEAGYGFLLSSMGIGALSGALFCCLYKQKTCFKKIVFFISDVFP, from the coding sequence GTGGCAGCATATATTGATGTTAATAATCCGTTTGCAGCTTTAAAATCTAAAAATTTTAGATATTTTTGGATAGGTCAATGTATTTCATTAATTGGAATATGGCTTCAAAATACAGCTCTTTCATGGCTTGTGCTTACTCTGACAAAGTCAGCATTTTTAGTTGGTCTTTTTAATGCGCTGCAATTTACTCCTCAATTATTTTTGTCTTTATTTGCTGGAGCAATTATTGATCATTTTCCAAAGAAGAAGTTATTGATTATAACTCAGAGCTTGCTTATGATAGTGGCTTTTTTACTTTCATTTTTGATATGGACAAAGGTGATAAATTATCCTATCTTGCTTGTATTTGCTTTAGCTTTGGGGATTATAAACACCTTTGATATGCCAGCACGGCAGTCATTTGTAATTGAACTTGCTGGTCAAGAATTGCTAATTAATGCTGTTGCTTTAAACTCACTGAATTTTAACCTTGCAAGAGTGATAGGTCCTGCGATAGCAGGCATACTTCTCAAAAATGTTGGAATGGGTGTATGTTTTTTTCTCAATGGACTGAGTTTCATTGCAGTTTTAATAGGGCTGTTTTTGATTGACGTTGGTCTAAAACCTCTGAGTGAGACAAAGAGCAGAGGAATGTTAAAAGATATTTTGGAGGGTCTAAAATATACTAAAAATAACAGAGTCATACTTCAAACTATGATATTAATTTTAATAATGAATGTTTTCATTATGAATTTCAATGTATTAATACCATTGTATACAAAATATATCTTACATAAAGATGAAGCAGGTTATGGTTTTTTGCTTTCTTCAATGGGCATAGGTGCTCTTTCAGGTGCACTTTTTTGTTGCCTCTACAAGCAGAAAACTTGCTTTAAAAAGATTGTATTTTTCATTAGTGATGTGTTTCCTTGA
- a CDS encoding DMT family transporter, with amino-acid sequence MILSAIIYGVYTTMGKKFTQRSSSIIMNSFSFLFGSIFLLPIILLNHFPLFSMPLKAIFPMFYLTFFVTGIAYYTYFLGMTYTSAGAGSMIFFLKPILAGIFASIFLSEKISINLILGTLVILLGIGIVQFADKKSSKILSKQHPVKP; translated from the coding sequence ATGATTTTGTCTGCAATAATATATGGGGTTTACACAACTATGGGGAAGAAATTTACACAGAGAAGTAGCAGTATAATCATGAATTCATTTTCATTTTTATTTGGAAGTATATTTTTATTGCCAATAATTCTGCTTAATCACTTTCCTCTATTTAGTATGCCGCTGAAAGCTATATTTCCAATGTTTTATTTGACCTTTTTTGTCACAGGGATAGCTTATTATACATACTTTTTAGGCATGACATATACAAGTGCAGGAGCTGGTTCTATGATATTCTTCTTAAAACCTATTTTGGCAGGTATATTTGCAAGTATTTTTCTTTCTGAAAAGATTTCTATCAACTTAATTTTAGGGACATTGGTAATACTTTTAGGAATTGGAATTGTTCAGTTTGCAGATAAAAAATCTTCGAAAATCCTGAGTAAACAGCATCCAGTTAAACCTTAA
- a CDS encoding DMT family transporter — translation MVNPYQLNLIKFFFGGLILLPIAIKNLQDKKIKLSKRDIFFLALIGIVNVVIRMSCLQLGINITRKASLAAVIFSSNPLFVALSAHFILNERLNIRKIIGMIIGIGGIVIVFYKDLSLAKILLREFFL, via the coding sequence ATGGTGAATCCATATCAGTTGAACCTTATCAAATTCTTTTTTGGTGGGCTTATTCTTTTGCCAATTGCAATAAAAAATTTACAGGACAAAAAGATTAAGCTTTCTAAAAGAGACATATTTTTTCTTGCTTTAATCGGTATAGTTAATGTAGTAATCAGGATGTCATGTTTACAATTAGGAATAAATATCACAAGAAAGGCAAGTTTAGCAGCTGTCATATTTAGTTCAAATCCGTTATTTGTAGCATTGTCAGCACATTTTATTTTGAACGAAAGATTGAATATACGAAAGATTATAGGAATGATAATTGGTATTGGAGGAATTGTAATAGTATTTTATAAGGATTTATCATTGGCAAAGATTTTATTAAGGGAATTCTTTTTATGA
- the glgB gene encoding 1,4-alpha-glucan branching protein GlgB, producing the protein MIKKVKSTIYLSDIKRFEAGEHFESYKFLGSRVVNYRGKVGTVFCVWAPNAKSVSVVGDFNNWCGENHKMMRIHGSGFWWLFVEGLLEGELYKYEIIGADGKRVLKADPYAIYSEVRPNTASIVKNIPDYEWHDQDWMEKRKTTPPYDKPINIYEVQLASWKMKKDGTVEKAGEFYNYRELAHMLVEYLKEMNYTHIELLPVLEHPLDMSWGYQPTGYFSVTSRFGCPEDFMYFVDVMHQNGIGVIVDWVPAHFCKDEHGLYRFDGTFLYEYEDELLRENYTWGTATFDFSKPQVQSFLISSAMFWFDVYHIDGIRVDAVSHIIYMNNNQKNRYGGHENIEGIEFIKKLNKAIFSKYPNILMIAEESTAFPLVTYPTYDGGLGFNYKWNMGWMNDTLKYMQFYPDERKHHHNLLTFSIMYAFSENFILPFSHDEVVHGKKSLLDKMPGEYNQKFANLRLLYGYMYTHPGKKLLFMGSEFGQFIEWRFYASLDWLLLDYPMHRMLQHYVKSLNRFYLENKALWELDHKMDGFKWIDVHNWEQSVISYLRFSKDPEDFLVVICNFGLASYESYKIGVPKKGIYLEVFNSDKAEFGGNNIVNTEKLKTIDEVWHGYPQCIEFRLPSLSCLIFKPVELFEDTKEKPTDE; encoded by the coding sequence ATGATAAAAAAAGTAAAATCTACAATATATTTGTCTGATATTAAAAGATTTGAAGCAGGTGAGCATTTTGAAAGCTATAAATTCTTAGGAAGCAGGGTTGTAAATTACAGAGGCAAAGTTGGCACTGTCTTTTGTGTTTGGGCACCAAATGCAAAAAGTGTATCTGTTGTAGGTGACTTTAATAATTGGTGTGGCGAAAATCACAAGATGATGAGAATACATGGTAGCGGGTTTTGGTGGCTGTTTGTCGAAGGGCTTCTGGAAGGTGAGCTTTACAAATACGAGATTATCGGTGCTGACGGAAAAAGAGTCTTAAAAGCAGACCCTTATGCAATCTACTCAGAAGTCAGACCTAACACAGCATCAATTGTCAAAAACATCCCAGACTATGAATGGCATGACCAAGATTGGATGGAAAAAAGAAAAACTACCCCTCCTTATGACAAACCCATCAATATTTATGAGGTTCAACTTGCTTCATGGAAAATGAAAAAGGATGGCACTGTAGAAAAAGCTGGTGAATTTTATAATTACCGTGAACTTGCTCACATGCTGGTTGAATATCTTAAAGAAATGAACTATACACACATTGAGCTTTTGCCAGTTTTGGAGCATCCTTTGGACATGTCTTGGGGATACCAGCCAACAGGATACTTTTCTGTAACCTCACGCTTTGGCTGCCCTGAAGACTTTATGTACTTTGTCGACGTTATGCACCAAAATGGAATTGGGGTTATTGTCGATTGGGTACCTGCTCACTTTTGCAAAGATGAGCATGGACTTTACAGGTTTGACGGGACATTCTTGTATGAATATGAAGATGAGCTTTTGAGAGAAAACTATACGTGGGGCACAGCTACATTTGACTTTTCAAAGCCGCAGGTACAAAGCTTTTTAATCTCAAGTGCAATGTTTTGGTTCGATGTGTACCATATTGATGGAATAAGAGTTGATGCAGTCTCGCACATAATTTACATGAACAACAATCAGAAAAACAGGTATGGTGGACATGAGAATATAGAAGGAATTGAGTTTATTAAAAAACTAAACAAAGCAATCTTTTCAAAATATCCAAATATTCTGATGATTGCGGAAGAGTCTACTGCTTTTCCACTTGTTACATACCCTACTTATGATGGTGGCTTGGGATTTAACTATAAATGGAACATGGGATGGATGAATGACACGCTGAAATACATGCAATTTTACCCAGATGAAAGAAAACATCATCACAATCTCCTAACATTTTCTATAATGTATGCTTTTTCAGAAAACTTCATCCTGCCATTTTCGCATGACGAGGTTGTACATGGGAAAAAATCGTTACTTGATAAAATGCCAGGAGAATATAACCAAAAGTTTGCAAACTTAAGACTTCTTTATGGCTATATGTACACACATCCGGGCAAAAAGCTACTTTTCATGGGCAGTGAGTTTGGTCAGTTCATTGAATGGAGATTTTATGCATCTTTGGATTGGCTACTTTTGGACTATCCCATGCATAGAATGCTTCAGCATTATGTCAAAAGTTTAAATAGATTTTACTTAGAGAATAAAGCTTTGTGGGAGCTTGACCATAAAATGGATGGTTTTAAATGGATAGATGTTCACAACTGGGAGCAAAGTGTCATATCATACTTGAGGTTTTCAAAAGACCCTGAGGATTTCCTTGTTGTCATTTGTAACTTTGGTCTTGCTTCATATGAGAGTTATAAAATAGGTGTGCCAAAAAAGGGTATATATTTGGAAGTATTTAACAGTGATAAAGCTGAATTTGGTGGTAATAATATAGTAAACACAGAAAAATTAAAAACTATTGATGAAGTTTGGCACGGATACCCCCAGTGCATTGAATTTAGATTACCATCTCTTTCATGTCTAATCTTCAAACCAGTTGAACTTTTTGAAGATACAAAAGAAAAACCTACAGATGAATAA
- a CDS encoding glucose-1-phosphate adenylyltransferase, with amino-acid sequence MNGLKREIIAMILAGGQGSRLKELTKANAKPAVEFGGKYRIIDFTLSNCTNSSIDVVGVLTQYQPFTLHCHIGIGTAWDLDRTKGGVYILPPHTNDSGGNWYKGTADAIYQNMNFVELFSPEYLLVLSGDHIYTMNYQEMLKFHKEKKADVTIACIEVPIQEASRFGIMNTKEDNRIYEFEEKPKHPKNNLASMGIYIFNWERLKRYLKEDAKDENSDHDFGKNIIPKMLKGGEKLFAYPFRGYWKDVGTVESYWEANMDLLNESCPIDAPSCSLDLYNDEFKVYTSSIAYPPQYIAPGANVKKSMIVEGCCIWGEVCNSVLSYNVYVGKNAKVINSVILSNSHIEDGAVVENAIICSGAKVSKGCIVRGKPGKIAVVPENKNQSSNLILE; translated from the coding sequence ATGAACGGCCTTAAACGTGAAATCATAGCAATGATTTTGGCAGGTGGTCAAGGAAGCAGGTTAAAGGAACTTACTAAAGCAAATGCAAAACCGGCGGTGGAGTTCGGGGGAAAGTACAGAATAATAGACTTTACTCTCAGCAACTGTACAAACTCATCAATTGACGTTGTCGGTGTTTTGACACAGTATCAGCCATTTACACTGCACTGTCACATCGGAATTGGAACTGCATGGGATTTGGACCGCACAAAAGGCGGTGTTTACATCCTGCCACCTCACACAAATGACAGTGGTGGAAACTGGTACAAAGGAACTGCAGATGCTATTTATCAAAATATGAACTTTGTAGAGCTTTTTTCACCAGAGTATCTTTTAGTACTGTCAGGCGACCATATCTATACCATGAACTATCAAGAGATGCTCAAATTCCATAAAGAGAAAAAGGCTGATGTGACAATTGCGTGTATTGAGGTGCCGATACAAGAAGCCTCAAGGTTTGGTATCATGAACACCAAAGAAGATAATAGAATCTACGAATTTGAAGAAAAGCCAAAACATCCGAAGAACAACCTTGCATCTATGGGTATTTATATTTTCAACTGGGAAAGACTCAAAAGATATTTAAAAGAAGATGCAAAAGATGAAAATTCTGACCATGATTTTGGTAAAAATATTATCCCCAAGATGTTAAAAGGTGGTGAAAAACTATTTGCTTATCCTTTCAGAGGATACTGGAAAGACGTCGGAACGGTTGAGTCATACTGGGAGGCAAATATGGACCTTTTGAATGAAAGCTGTCCAATAGATGCTCCCAGCTGCAGCTTAGACCTTTATAATGATGAGTTTAAGGTATATACTTCATCAATTGCCTATCCTCCTCAGTACATAGCCCCAGGTGCAAATGTGAAAAAGTCCATGATAGTTGAGGGGTGTTGTATCTGGGGCGAGGTCTGCAACTCGGTTCTGTCTTACAATGTCTACGTTGGTAAAAATGCAAAGGTCATAAACTCTGTAATTCTCAGTAATAGCCACATTGAAGATGGTGCGGTTGTTGAAAATGCAATTATATGCTCTGGAGCAAAGGTTTCAAAAGGATGCATTGTGAGAGGAAAGCCCGGTAAAATTGCTGTTGTTCCTGAGAATAAAAACCAAAGCTCAAATTTAATTTTAGAATAA
- the glgD gene encoding glucose-1-phosphate adenylyltransferase subunit GlgD, protein MLTNYLGIVSLTENDSKLKSLTATRPLGSIPIFGRYRVIDFVLSNLVNAGVTNVGILAPTKSRSLIDHVGTGKPWNLNRKVDGLYIFNYSYDPSSISDIKLLKSNMEFLFRSKKEMVIFTLSHMICNIDFKEVAKYHEESNADITVVYKKVSNEDDLFLDAPTLILDQDSKVIGVGKNIGRRTLVNISLDIFLLSKEFLIECILSCLENGNCGLFRDFVYKNVQNMNVNAYEFKGYVGCINSISSYFKVSMDMLNVDIQSELFSKERPIYTKSNDSPPTRYFSTCEVENSFISNGCLIKGKVKNSIISRGVVIEKDAVVENSIIFSKCIIKSGAVLKNVILDKNVVIDSNATLIGHNKNPLVMEKQSKVYLSVLKEVKRL, encoded by the coding sequence ATGCTTACAAATTACTTGGGCATTGTGAGCCTTACAGAAAACGATAGTAAATTAAAAAGCCTTACAGCAACAAGGCCTTTAGGATCAATTCCTATCTTTGGAAGATATAGAGTGATTGATTTTGTCCTCTCAAACCTTGTCAATGCAGGTGTCACAAATGTTGGAATTTTAGCTCCAACTAAGTCAAGGTCACTCATTGACCATGTAGGTACTGGCAAGCCATGGAATTTAAATAGAAAAGTAGATGGTCTTTACATCTTTAACTATTCTTATGACCCATCTTCAATCAGTGATATAAAGCTTTTGAAAAGCAATATGGAGTTCTTATTTCGCAGCAAAAAAGAAATGGTGATATTTACTTTATCACACATGATTTGTAATATTGATTTTAAAGAAGTTGCAAAATACCATGAAGAGTCAAATGCCGATATTACAGTTGTTTACAAAAAAGTAAGCAATGAAGATGACCTTTTCTTAGATGCACCAACCCTGATTTTAGACCAAGACTCAAAGGTCATAGGAGTCGGAAAGAACATTGGAAGGCGGACACTTGTTAATATTTCCTTGGACATATTCTTGCTTAGCAAGGAATTTTTAATCGAATGTATTTTAAGCTGTTTGGAAAACGGCAATTGTGGTTTGTTTAGGGATTTTGTGTACAAAAACGTCCAAAATATGAATGTAAATGCTTATGAGTTCAAAGGATACGTTGGGTGTATAAATTCAATATCTTCATACTTCAAGGTATCAATGGATATGCTAAATGTTGATATTCAGTCAGAGCTGTTTTCAAAAGAAAGGCCAATTTACACAAAATCCAACGACTCACCACCAACTCGATACTTTTCTACATGTGAGGTTGAAAACTCTTTTATTTCAAATGGCTGTTTAATTAAAGGAAAAGTAAAAAACAGTATAATTTCGCGTGGGGTTGTAATTGAAAAAGATGCGGTGGTAGAAAATAGTATAATATTTTCAAAGTGTATTATCAAAAGCGGGGCAGTTTTGAAAAATGTGATTCTTGACAAAAATGTTGTGATCGACTCAAACGCAACTTTGATTGGACATAACAAAAATCCTCTTGTGATGGAAAAACAAAGTAAAGTTTATTTAAGTGTTCTCAAAGAGGTGAAAAGACTATGA
- the glgA gene encoding glycogen synthase GlgA → MNVLFAVSEAFPFAKTGGLADVAYSLPKALRKLGVDVRVIMPKYGDIPSDYSTKMKHLCHFTVPVGWRNQYCGIEYLNFDGVPFYFIDNEYYFKRPGYYGYYDDGERFSYFSRAVCEAIYHLDFDVDIIHVNDWHTSVIPVLLKAHYSHSPKHQKIKTVLTIHNLRYQGVFPKEVMYDLLSLPDEYFDENKLKFYDAISFLKGGIIFADKVVTVSKTYANEIRTLSYGEGLHGLLSGIGDKLIGIVNGIDYEVYNPATDKFIFVNYDANTFERRKKENKFRLQQMLNLPVSDEIVLIGMVSRLTKEKGIDLIERILRRLLTLPVQLVILGAGDYHYEQMFKHYASAYPSEVSANICYSEELARKIYAGSDMYLMPSLVEPCGISQLIAMRYGSVPIVRETGGLKDTVKPYNQFTCEGWGFSFANYDPAELFAIIKYALSIYSDKAQWRSIVYQAMTRDNSWNVSAIEYNRVYEQLLK, encoded by the coding sequence ATGAATGTACTTTTTGCTGTATCAGAAGCATTTCCGTTTGCAAAAACAGGTGGCCTTGCAGACGTTGCATACTCTCTTCCAAAAGCCCTCAGAAAGCTTGGTGTTGATGTGAGAGTAATTATGCCAAAGTATGGTGATATCCCCTCTGATTATTCAACAAAGATGAAACACCTTTGCCACTTTACTGTTCCTGTTGGATGGAGAAATCAATACTGTGGAATTGAATATCTCAATTTTGATGGAGTACCTTTCTATTTTATTGACAATGAATACTACTTCAAAAGACCTGGCTATTATGGGTACTACGACGATGGTGAGAGATTCTCTTACTTTTCAAGAGCAGTTTGTGAAGCTATCTATCATCTTGACTTTGATGTTGACATAATCCATGTAAATGACTGGCACACAAGTGTAATACCAGTCTTACTGAAAGCTCATTACAGTCACTCTCCAAAGCACCAAAAGATAAAAACAGTACTTACAATCCACAATCTAAGATATCAAGGAGTATTCCCAAAAGAGGTCATGTATGACCTTCTTTCTTTGCCTGATGAATACTTCGACGAAAACAAACTCAAGTTCTATGATGCAATCTCATTTTTAAAAGGTGGTATTATCTTTGCAGACAAAGTTGTAACAGTTAGTAAAACATATGCTAATGAAATTAGAACACTTTCATACGGCGAAGGATTACATGGACTTTTGTCTGGAATTGGAGATAAATTAATAGGCATTGTCAATGGAATTGACTATGAAGTTTACAACCCTGCAACAGACAAATTTATCTTTGTAAATTATGATGCAAATACGTTTGAAAGGCGTAAAAAGGAAAACAAGTTTAGACTCCAGCAGATGTTAAACTTGCCCGTTTCAGATGAAATTGTACTCATTGGTATGGTCTCAAGACTGACAAAGGAAAAGGGGATTGATCTTATTGAGAGAATTTTAAGAAGGCTTTTAACACTGCCTGTTCAGCTTGTTATCTTAGGAGCTGGTGATTATCACTATGAGCAGATGTTCAAACACTATGCTTCAGCATACCCCTCTGAAGTGTCTGCAAACATATGCTACAGTGAAGAACTTGCTCGAAAGATTTATGCTGGGTCTGATATGTACCTCATGCCGTCTTTAGTAGAACCGTGTGGAATTTCTCAGCTGATTGCAATGCGTTATGGTAGTGTTCCTATCGTGCGCGAAACAGGAGGACTTAAAGACACTGTAAAACCATACAATCAGTTCACATGTGAAGGCTGGGGATTTTCATTTGCAAACTATGACCCAGCAGAGCTTTTTGCTATTATAAAGTACGCACTGTCTATTTACTCAGATAAAGCACAGTGGAGGTCTATTGTCTATCAAGCAATGACAAGAGACAATTCGTGGAATGTCTCAGCAATAGAGTACAATAGAGTTTATGAACAGCTCCTAAAATAA